Sequence from the Candidatus Edwardsbacteria bacterium RifOxyA12_full_54_48 genome:
GGAATATGAAAAAAGGGGAAAGCGCAAGCTTTCCCCTTTTTCTAATTGTCCGCCGCGGCTATTTTCCCAGGGTGAAGGTGATGGGGTAGGCCAGCCAGACCCGTACCGCCCGGCCGGAGGAGGCCAGGGCCGGCGAGAAGATGAATTGCCCGGCGGCAGCCACCGCCGCTTCGTCCAAAGCGGTATTCCCAGAGCTTCTGACGATCTCCACCTTCATGATATGGCCGTCATAATCCAGCAGCAGGTTCAGGAAAACCCGGCCCTGGGCCTGGGCGGCGATGCAGATCGAGGGGTAGACCGGCTTGACGGATTTGATCAGTTCCGGTGCTTTGCTTAACTCCTGATAGGCGCCGGATACGGGGATATCGTTGTCTTTGACAAATTCAACCGGACCTTTGATACTATCGGTATTGACGGCATTGGCCACCATGGCGTTGTTCAGATCCCTCTGGGAAAAGCCGCCGTCATCCGTGGCCAAGGCATCAGGCACCGGCGTGGGGATGCCGGGCATCGGGGCGTCAACCGCTGCCGGCCCGGGGATAACAGGATCAACGAACCTGTCGTCAAGACGCGGGGGCGGTGGGATCAGCCCTACCGGAATCCTGATGATATCGCCTCCTGGAATAAATTTTCCGGAGTCATTACGAGCCTGGATGATATTCCGGTACGCAGAGTATCCCGTCGAACAGAGCATAACAAGAACCAGACCGTAAACCGTAAATAGCAGACCGAGCTTCAGGTCGTTGCTTTCAATGGGTCCATAGTTGTTCCGGGTATATCCCTTTGAGAATGCGGGCTTTAAGCGCAGGAAGGCCGAGCTTAAGGCGAATCCTATCAGGACTCCAGCCATCGGGAATAACCAGATATAGTGGGACATCTTTCATTCCTCCTTTTACCCAATATACCATAAAGGGAGGAACTTTATTCCCGGACGATCGGGGAAAAACAAATAACATTGAGTTGATGCCAATGGCTACAGGACCGTTGCAAAAGCAACGCACCGGGCCTTAACCGGATCTCTTAAGAATTGACTCTTCCAAAAACTCGGTGTTTCCGTGGTAAAAAACTCTTTGGCAGGTTGAAAGGAAGCGATTTAACAAGAAGGGCCATAAGGGGAAAAATAGAGACGATAAGAATTAATAGAACGAAGAGATCGCCATATTTCTGGTAAAAGGTTCTGTTGTTCAAAAGCGGGATGGCATTGGTTATTATCATCTGTTTATAAAGGGGGGTGGGTTTGATGATCTCTCCGGTGGGCAGGATGAACATGGAGATGCCGGAGTTGGCGCAGCGGGCTATCGCCCGTCTCTGTTCCACTGCCCGGAAGACGGCCATCTCGGCGTGCTGGCGGGCCGCCCCGGATCGCCCGAACCAGCCGTCATTGGTGATGTTGACCAGGAACCGGGCCCCCCGGCCTACCTGCTGGCGGGCGATCTCCGGGAAGATGGATTCGAAGCAGATCATACAGGAGAAATTTATGCCGCCCATATCGAAAATAATGCTGTCGGCCCCCGGGGTCCATTCGCCCTCGCCAAAATTAATGTTTCTGATAAAGGGGATCTTCTCCTTGTAGGGGAACCTTTCGCCGAACGGCACCAGGTGTCTCTTGGCATAAGAGCCGGTCAGCCCGTAGATGGGGCGTATCAAAAAAGCCGAATTATAATAAAGCTGTGTCTGCCGGTTCGGTTCGTAGGAAAAATCCGGGACCCCGGTCAGGATGCTGCTTTTCAAATCGTTGGCCAGGGAAAGAGCCCGCAGGTAATATTCCGGCTCATAGCGGAGATAAAAGGGCAGGGCGGTCTCCGGCCACACCAGCAGATCGACCGGCTGTTTTACGGCCTGCCGGCTGAGAGAATCGTAGATCTGCCAGTTATATTCCCGGAATTCCCGGTCCCAGCGAAAGCCCTGTTGGATATTTCCCTGTATCAGGGAGACGTTCAGCAGCGGAGAATTTCGTATCTTCTTGTTTA
This genomic interval carries:
- a CDS encoding apolipoprotein N-acyltransferase, producing the protein MKRSFILASLTSLLLFLIFPLFSLWPLAFVSLIPLYFGFENLSTHRTFLVTWLSGFFFFCGLLHWIVFNPAVESWVRPLLYLGVMLIAAYLSLFLAASFTLAKWLTGKLNIPFWWAAPFGLVLFDFIRSHGILGFPWGSLGYSLARWTSAIQMASITGVYGVTFWIVLVNGLIYGLIKYFIANRPFRLTPRFFLRMALVLLVFALPPLTGKLMLFPVNKKIRNSPLLNVSLIQGNIQQGFRWDREFREYNWQIYDSLSRQAVKQPVDLLVWPETALPFYLRYEPEYYLRALSLANDLKSSILTGVPDFSYEPNRQTQLYYNSAFLIRPIYGLTGSYAKRHLVPFGERFPYKEKIPFIRNINFGEGEWTPGADSIIFDMGGINFSCMICFESIFPEIARQQVGRGARFLVNITNDGWFGRSGAARQHAEMAVFRAVEQRRAIARCANSGISMFILPTGEIIKPTPLYKQMIITNAIPLLNNRTFYQKYGDLFVLLILIVSIFPLMALLVKSLPFNLPKSFLPRKHRVFGRVNS